GGGATATCAGTAATACTTCCCATGAAACTATTTTAAAAAAACAAGTCTCTCTTTAATTAACTCTGAACGCTTTTATCAATTATTCCTCGAGCAATAAGTGCCTTTAAAATAGCAGCGCTTTTTTCTCTAAATGCATCGCGAAGTAAACGTACAGCAGGAGTAATCGACTGCCTGCTTGGGCATACAAGCCAAAGTTCTGTTTGTGTCGGCGTAAAATTTGGCATAATACTGACAACATTACCCGCGAGTAAATCGTTTGACATATCTAAGCACGATTTTACAGCAAGGCCTTTACCAGATAAACACCAGCGCCTGACTAGGTCACCATCGTTAGTTGCGTGCCTACCATTCATTTTGACTTTAAATTCGCTGTCTTCACCACTAAATTCCCATACATCTTTTATGATGTCATGGATCTGATAAAACAAGCCTTTATGAGCCACCAAATCGTGTGGGTGACTTGGTGTGCCATGCTGATCTAAATACGCCTGAGTTGCACATAAAACACGTGGAACATTACAAATTTTAAACCCATACATACTGGCATCACTAGGTTTACCGTAGCGCAGTGCTATATCTACCGAGTCGCGGTAGAAATCGATTTTACTATCACTAACATTAGCGCGTAAGCTTAATTTGGTGTGGATTTGCATAAACTCATCAAGCCATGGAGTAACAACATTACGTCCTAAGTCTGACGACATTGCAATGCGTAGCTCACCGTCAATAATATCATCGTCGCTTTTCATTGTTTGCTTTGCTTGATCGAGCATAGCAAGTGCTTGCTGGCATTGAGGAATATAGCGCTCCCCCGCAGCTGACAAACGCAAATGGCGGGTGGTGCGAATAAAAAGATCAAGTCCAAGCGATTTTTCTACTCTTTTAACTGCTGCACTGGCAGTAGCAGTTCGCATATCGAGATTTGAAGCAGCGGCGGTAATACTCTTAAACTCAGCTACTTTTAATATTACCTGTAGGTCTTCTAACAACATTTTTATAAATCCACTTTGGTTAAATCTAATTGAAGCTAATAGCTAAAAATATACTCACTATTAGTATTAAAGCATAAATCAATATCTAGATTATCAATTATTTTTTGATAATGTTTCAATGATTAGGTGGTTTATCTAAATGAGTGTAAAACGTAAACTAACTCCATCAGCTAGAAAGCTATCACTTACACAATTTATTTAGGATACATAATGATGAAAGCCATCGGTTATAAAAAATCTCTTCCTGTTTCAAACCCTGAGTCGCTAATTGATGTGGAGCTACCACAACCAATTGCTACCGGTCGCGATTTACTGATAAAAGTTAAAGCCATTGCCGTTAACCCTGCAGATTACAAAGTACGTTTATTTATGCCACCAGCCGATGGCGAAGTAAAAGTAATTGGTTGGGATGCTGTTGGCGAAGTTGTTGCAACAGGTGATGCTGTAACAAGCTTTAAACCTGGTGATGCCGTTTATTATGCCGGTGATATTACTCGTTCAGGCAGTAACGCAGAATTTCAATTAGTGGATGAACGCATTGTCGGTTTTAAGCCGCAAAGCTTAAACAATGCCGAAGCTGCAGCATTACCACTGACAGCAATAACAGCATACGAATTATTATTTGAGCATTTAAACATTGTAAAACAAGCGCCTGATTCAAAAACAAAATCAGACGAAGTTATTTTGGTTACGGGTGCAGCTGGCGGCGTTGGTTCTATCTTTATTCAATTAGCTAAAGCAATTACTGGCGCAACTGTGATTGCAACAGCATCACGCGAAAGCTCGCAAGCATGGGTTAAAAAACTAGGCGCTGATCATGTGGTTGATCACACCAAACCATTACCAGCACAAATTGAAGCGCTAAACATTGGCTCAGTAACACATGTGGCTAGCCTGCACAGTACTGATACTTACTTTGAAGCATATACCGAAGTACTAACACCATTTGGTAAAATTGCGATGATTGACGATCCAGAGTCATTAGATGTTAGCAAATTAAAAATGAAAAGCTTATCGCTTCATTGGGAATTTATGTTTGCTCGTTCAATGTTTAACGCTAAAGATTTAATAGAACAAAGTAAGTTATTAAATCATGTTGCTGATTTAATTGACCAAGGCTACGTTCAAACGACTATAGGTAAAAATTTAGGTACGATTAATGCGGCTAATTTGCGCATTGCTCACGAAGAGCTAGAAGCGGGTACATCAATCGGTAAAATTGTACTTGAAGGCTTTTAATCACTACTTTGAAAGCCACAATTTTTACATGATAAATAAGATACGTGAACTTGCAGACCCTAAAGGCTTACTCGGTAGCGTTGATAGAGCGGTTTTATTGTTACGTGAAGATAAACAGGCACTTTTTAGTCAAGCGTAATTAGAGAGACTTGATAAGCTACATTTCTCGAACGATATAATTGCCGAGCTTGATTATAAAGTGAGCAAAGAGCGACAGGTAATAGATGAAGCCACTCGCCAATGGCTCAACAAATAAGTAATTAATTGTTATACAGGCTTTGTTTTTAATAAAACGGCTCAACATAGTAAACATCGGCTAAACAAGCCACCTAACGGAGAACCACATGACTCACCCAATTATTAGTGATTTAGAAAAACGTTACACGACTAAGCGCTATACCACCAAGCGTATTCCCCAAGATGATCTAGACATAGTTTTTCAAGCTATGCGCCTTTCTCCTTCATCAATTAACTCACAACCTTGGAAGTTTATTGTTATTGAGTCTGATGAAGCTAAAGAACGTATGCATAATATCTTTGCTAATAAATTTCAGTTTAATCAACCACATATTAAAACAGCTTCGCACGTTATTTTATTTGCTTACAACCCTAAATATACTCGCGAAGATTACGAAAAAGTCATTGATGCAGATATTAAAAATGGTCGTACTCAAGCAGAAAATCGCGAACAATCATTTGGCGCTTTTGCTTTTGTTGATATGAATACAGACGAGCAAGGCAACAATGCAACATGGACTAAAGCGCAAACCTACATTGCTTTAGGTAACACAATGCATGCAGCAGCACGTTTAGGTATTGATTCAACTCCAATGGAAGGCGTAGATGCTGAGCTAATTGGTGACGTTTTTGAAAAAGAATTAGACGGTTACATCTGTGACGTAGCATTAGTGCTTGGCTACCACGATGATTCTGAAGATTATAACGCTAAGCTACCTAAGTCGCGTTTAGCGAAAGAGCAAATAATTCAAGTTTTATAAGCTTGCTATAAAATTTTAAACGCTAACCAGCTTGAGCGTTAGTGTTCGCATTAGCTAAATAAACTAAGCCACTTATATTTTAAGTGGCTTTTTTGTTACCTGATTTTTTAAAGAAAAAGACCAGTGACGAAATTACTGGCCTAAAACGCAATACAAAGGGAGTCATGACCTGCTACTTTGCTAGTTTGAGAAAAATGTTAAAACATGTTGCTTCATCATTTGAAGTGACGTCGATTTTACCCGCATTAGTTTCTACTAATGCTTTAACAATCGCTAGGCCTAATCCAGCACCATCGCTGTGTCGCGTTCTTGACTTATCAGGTCGATAAAAACGGTCAAATAAATAGGGAATATGCTCAGCTGGTATCTTTTCTCCAGGGTTTATTACTGATATACAAGCTTGTCCATTGCTTGTAGTCGTCATGTTCACAGTGACTGATAAGCCTTTGGCGGTATAACGCATGGCATTTGATAACAAGTTAGATATTAATTGGCGAAAATGTAATTTATCGCAATAAAAAGTTAAATTTTCGCCTCGCTTTATAAACGTTATATTTTTTTCTTCAGCTAGCGCATCAAAATACTCAAACAATGCCGCTATTTCGGTATCACTATTTAATATCTGCTGCTCAGGTTTGATCAGGCCATTTTGTGTTTTTGCCAGCCACAACATATCGCTGACCATCTTGGTTAATCTATCTAGCTCTTCTAAGTTAGAGAATAATAACTCCTGATACTCTTCTAGTTTTCGTGGTCTTGATAGTCCAACCTGACTTTGAGTAATAATGTTTGTTAAAGGTGTTCTGAGTTCGTGAGCGATATCGGAGGAGAAATTTGATAAACGTAAAAATTCATTTTGTAATCTATCAAGCATTAAATTAAAAGAGCGCACCATATTAATTAATTCAGTGGGCACTTTGTCTTCATCTAATCTAATTTCAAAGTTATCGCTTTGGATATCCTGCATTTTTCTACTCAGGCCCCGTAAAGGGTTTAGTCCCTGATAAACAGCAAACCAAGCAGCTAGTAAAACCATTAGCCCTGAACAAAGCATAATAATCCATAAACTTTGTTTAAAGTGACTGAGAAATTGCATATGAAAACTCATATCAATAGCAACGGTGATTTTGTAGTTGGCCTGCTGACTACTATAATTGGTGACCAACACCCTATAAATAGACTTGCCAATACTGTGTCTGGTAATATTTTCGCCATTAAAACCAAAGGTTGTAGGCAAGGGGATGTTCAACTGGCTAAAGTCTCGGGGTGAGTTGCTATATATTAATTCACCTGCCTGGCTGTTCACTTGAAAATAAACACCGTGATGACCAGCCACGGCTTTTGATAAAGCGTTAGCTAGTGGCATTTTGGTATTGTGCTGTTGTGATAATGTTGTTTCAATTGAATGGTTAATCACCTTAAGCTCGCCAATATCTTGCTGAATAAAGTGGTGGTCAATAGAGCTATAGATAAGTGTACCGATAACAGAAAGGCTAAATACAGCGGTAATGGCAACAAACAACACAACTCTGAAGGTAATTGACCGAGTCCTGAAATTAATTTTCATTAAATTCAGCCTCTAATTTATAACCCATACCCCGAACAGTATGAATAAGTTTTACTCCAAACTCATCATCAATTTTTCCTCTTAATCGACGGATAGCAACGTCGATGACGTTTGTATCACTATCAAAGTTCATGTCCCAAACTTGAGAAGCAATTAATGAACGAGGTAAAACTTCGCCTTCTCGGCGGAGCAACAATTCAAGAAGGTTGAACTCTTTGTTACTTAATAGAATACGCTTACCTGCGCGCTGAACCTTGCGTTTGGGGATATCTATTTCTAAATCAGCCACTGTTAATATATCGGCAATCTTTTGGGTGCCGCCGCGGCGAATCAGTGTGCGTACTCTGGCTAATACTTCCGAAAAGGCAAACGGTTTTATCAGATAATCATCAGCACCTAGTTCAAGACCTTTTACTCTATCATCGACACTATCTCGCGCAGATAAAAATAATACAGGGGTCTCATTATTAGCTTCACGTAGGGATTGTAGAATTCGCCAACCGGAGACATCGGGTAACATCACATCTAAGATAATAACATCAAATAATTCAGTCATAGCGAAGTGGTGACCATCAAGGCCATTACGAGCTAACGACACCTGAAAGCCTGACTCACTTAAGCCTTGCTTTAAGTAGTCACCAGTTTTAACTTCGTCTTCAACAACTAATAAACGCATATAATTCCTTCAATAAAGTCCTTCATCACGGTTTCGATAACACTATGCAATATCTACTACAACAATAACATGACGCGAAGATTACAACTTTGTAATCTTCGCGTCATGTCAATGTCAGGCAAAACACTTATACTCTAGGTATATTCTAATATCAAAGGATAAGTAATGAGAGTTAAAGAGTCACTACATCCAACACATATGCCAAGAAGACGGTTTGTTCAAGGTTTAATTGCTGGCGGCGTGCTGGCGGCATGCCCTAGTATAATTTATGCTGCTTCATCACTAACCACAGGCAATAGAGGTAATGTAACAGAATTGAGCGGTAAAGTTATTGATTTGGTGATAGGTGAATCACTGGTTAATTTTACTGGTGTTGTGCGTACAGCGACAACAATTAATGGCTCTATACCTGCTCCAACCTTACGCCTTAAAGAAGGCGATGATGTCACTATTAGAGTAACCAATAATTTAAAGGTTCCTAGCTCAATTCACTGGCATGGCATTATTTTACCGTATCAAATGGATGGCGTCCCTGGCATAAGCTTCAAAGGTATAATGCCGGGTGAAACCTTTGTCTATAAATTTAAACTTCAACAAAGTGGCACCTATTGGTATCACTCACACAGTGGTTTCCAAGAAATGACCGGCATGTACGGTGCTTTAATTATCGAGCCTCGTGAGCAAGATATTATTAGTGCCGATAACGAATATGTCATTCAATTATCTGATTGGACTGACGAAAATCCAATGGATGTGTTTCGTAAATTAAAAGTGCAGGGTGATACCTACAATTTTAATCAACCGACTGTGCCTGAGTTTTTTGATGATGTCGCTAGTTCCAGTGTTGCTAATGCATTACAACGTCGAGAAATGTGGAATAAGATGCGAATGAATCCTACCGATCTCGCTGACTTATCCGCATCAACTATGACCTTTCTTATGAATGGCAGTACACCAATGGCAAATTGGCGAGGCCTATTTAAAAACGGTGAAAAGCTAAGACTAAGATTTATTAACGGCTCAAGTAATAGTTTTTTTGATGTGCGCATACCGGAACTTAAACTAACCGTCGTGCAGGCTGATGGACAAAATATTGAACCAGTCACTGTTGATGAATTTCGCTTTGGCCCAGGTGAAACTTACGATGTGATTGTTGAACCAAAAAATGATGCTTATACCATTTTTGCCCAAAGTATGGACCGTTCAGGTTATGCCAAAGGCACATTGTCAGTAGACCCTAGCCTTGATGCGCCTGTGCCAGCACTCGATCCTGTTGAATGGTTAACAATGACGGATATGATGGGGAACATGGCTAGTGGCGGTGAACATGGTTCAATGCCAGGTATGGCAGGCATGTCAGATATGTCGGGAAATGCTATGGATAAAGGCACTATGAAGCAAGGTGGTATGGCGATGGATCATAGCGCAATGTCTATGGATCATAGTATGCATAACATGGGTGGAAACCCATTGGCTGTCCCGAGTAATAAAGTACGTCACGCCAAAACAGAGTATGGCGCCTCGGTAGATATGCGAGTTGATATGCCGCGGACAAACTTAGACGATCCTGGTATTGGCTTACGCAATAATGGCCGTCGTGTTTTAACACTTGCAGACTTACGTTCACTTGACGGCATTGCCGATCACCAAGAGCCAGAAGCTGAAATAGAGTTGCATTTAACGGGTAATATGGAACGTTATAGCTGGTCTTTCGATGGTTTAGAGTTTGGTAAAAGTACGCCTGTGCATATGAAACATAATCAGCGATTACGCGTTATTTTACAAAACGATACCATGATGACACATCCTATGCATTTACATGGTATGTGGAGTGATTTGGAAAATGACCAAGGTGAGGTAATGGTTCGCCGACATACTATACCGGTGCAACCTGCGCAAAGAATTAGCTTTTTAACCACACCACATGATGTAGGTCGTTGGGCTTGGCATTGTCATCTATTGTTCCACATGGATGCCGGTATGTTTAGAGAGGTAGTTGTATCATGAGAAAAACAATCTTAGTTAACGCCTTAAATACGGTATTTCTCGTTGGCTTGTCGCTAGCGAGTCAACACACGCTTGCACAAAGTAATATGGCTGAAATGTCAGGTAATGAAATGCAAGCTCAAGGTGGTGATGCCCCACAAAATGCTAGGGATCCGCATGCTTACTCAGCAGGAACCACTTTAACCCAGGGGCCTTATGCTCTAGAAGGTGGTGAAAGGTTAACATTGGCTGATGAACATCGCTTTTATGCTTTATTAGGCGATCGGTTTGAATATAACGAACAAACTGATGCTGCCGTGTTTGATTTACAAGCGTGGTACGGTACTACTTTTAATCGCTTAGTGATCAAATCTGAAGGTGACATCAGTGACGGTAAGCTTGAGGAAAATCAAACTGATATATTATGGGGACATGCTATTTCTGCGTATTGGGATGCCCAACTAGGTATTCGATCTGATTACGCTAAAGATGGTAAAAATCGCCAATGGTTAGCCGTAGGTCTGCAAGGTTTAGCGCCGTATTGGTTTGAGCTTGATATGACTGCATATTTGGGCGAAAAGGGACATAGCGCATTCACACTTGAAGCAGAATATGAACTACTATTAACCCAAAAATTGATTGTGCAACCGCGCGCTGAAATCACCCTCTATGGCAAAGACGATGAGGAAAATGAACTTGGTAGTGGCTTATCTAGTAGTGCTATTGGTTTGCGACTTCGTTATGAGTTCACTCGCCAGTTTGCGCCTTACGTAGGAGTAGAATGGAAGAATTCTTACGGTCAAACGGCCGATTATGCCAGATTAAGAGGAGAACGCAGTAACCAAACTGAGTTTGTTACTGGTGTTAAATTTTGGTTTTAGCTAAGACACTTTATTTTATGATAAAGGTGAATTAAATGACGCTAGTCATCAAATAACGATGATTAATAAATCGATTTTTTGAAAATATTGCTTTGAGATCGAGACATAAACCCAATTAAACTTTATAAATTTAGGAGTAAACCATGAAAACGTTAACAAAATTAGCTTTAGTATTAATACCAACAATGGCCTTATCACTTTCAGCAACAGCACATGATCCTTCACTGCATGTAAAAAAAGCAGAAAAGGCGGATTGTAGCAAAATGGATCACAGTAAAATGGACATGAAAAATCCTGTTGCCATTGCCATGATGAAAAAATGTATGAAACAGTCAAAAGCTGAGGATCATAAAATGGAAGAAATGGACCACAGCAAAATGAAAGAAATGGACCACAGCAAAATGAAAGAAATGGACCACAGCAAAATGAAACAAACAGAGTCAAATGCTGCGAAGAAAGATGATCAAGAACACAATCATTAAGTCAACTTACTTAGTAGCTTAGCGTCTATGTCAGTATCCTGACGCTAAGTGACTTTTGAAACCTCAGTTCTTGAAGGGAATAGTATGAAAATCATTAAATTATTATTGGTACTTTTTGTTTTAGCTATCGGCTCAGCCGCTACTGTGATGTATTCAGGTATTGTTAATGTCGCCGCTGATGAGCCGCACAGTGATCTTGTCTATTGGCTGTTAGAAGAAACCAGAGAAAACTCTATTCGCAATGCGGCAAAAAATATCAAAGTTCCTGATTTAAGTGACCCAGAGTTATTACTAACCGGCGGCACTGATTATGAATTTATGTGTTCCAGTTGCCACCTAAAACCCGGTCAAAGTGAGAGTGATATGAGTCTAGGCTTATATCCTGCGCCGCCTAACTTGGCCATATCGAGTAAAACACATGTCGGTCATGAACATGGTGACGATGATGACGCTGCTCGGAGAAATTTTTGGATAATTAAGCATGGTATTAAAGCGTCTGGTATGCCTGCGTGGGGTAAAACCCATGACGATCAGCGCATATGGGCAATGGTAGCTTTTATCAATCAGCTATACACTTTAACACCAGAACAATATCAAATACTGACAGCGATTGATTAGATTTAACTAACAAATAAATAATAATAAATAATAACAGGAAGAATAATGATAAAAGTTAAGTTACCTACGATGCTTGTGTGTGTAATAAGTGTGTTTTTTACTAGTGTTAGTATTGCGCATGAGGCCAAGCCTAATTCATTAGAGCAATCGCCAATGTTTATTGGTATTAAATCTGTGCCTGGTCAGGTAGTTACACAATTTCATCAGGCATTGAAAGCACAAGATAAAATAGCCGCGAGAAAATTATTAGCAGATGACGTACTAATTTTTGAAGGTGGAGGAGTTGAGCGCTCAGCCGATGAATATGCCCATCATCATATGTTATCCGATATGAAATACCTAGCCGCCACAAACAGTGAGCTACTTGAGCATAATGTTAAAGTTACGGGTAATAGTGCGGTTTCAATGTCACGTAGTAAAACCACCGGCACATACAAAAACAAAACGCTTAATTACGAAGGCATGGAAACCATAGTGCTAGAAAAGCAACTTGGTGAGTGGAAGATAGTACATATTCACTGGTCAAATTAGCAACATGTAATGCCACTTTAGGGTTTTATTGTTCTGCAAAATATTACAACCTACAAAATAAGAGTCGTAGATATGAAGATTAAAAACATTTTAACAGCGATGATAGTTATCTTGAGCTTCTCAGTGAATGCTCACGGTGATAAAAATCATAACGATAAAAGCAAACAAGCCATTGTTGATATTATCTCAGGTATTAAATTTGGTTGGGAAAACGGTGATGGAACGCCTTTTAGAGAAAATTACTTAGACTTTAAAGGCGCTAGATATATAGAGTCTGGCGGTCAAAATCCAGGTTTAGACAGCTTAGTTAATCACCATGTTGAACCTGAAAAAGATGCCATGGAATACCTCGAATTAAATTTTTCCAATATAGAGGTTACTTTTGAAGGTAAAGATAAAGATTTTGCTTGGGCTATTGCTGATAGCGCAGTAAAAGGAAAAGTAAGAAAATCTGGTAAGGTATTTGATAAAACCGGCTATCAAACTTTCTTATTTCGTAAAGTAGAAGGGGATTGGAAGGTTGTTCATACCCATTCTTCAACACGTGATAAACGTCCTAAAGCAGCTTACAAACATTAACGGTTAATGGGTTGTATCTCAGTATTAATAATGCAGCTATAGCTTATGTTTTAACTGCATTTTTATAAGCCAATTTAATATTTTATTTTGTCATATTAATAAAACTTTAACGCCAAAACAGAAACGCTTTAAGAAGCAAAGTCAGGTTTTAAAATTTTGACGAAGCACACTCAGTTTAACCCCTCGCTGAAGTAATTATGATGGCTTAAATACCCGCATATCATTAAAGGAGCAAGCACTAAGGTGACATTACTTAGTGCTTTAAATAAAAGAAACCACATCAACCGGTTTTATTAACCTTTAAGTTGTTGAAGTTTCAATATAAATACTTATGATTTAAAATGTGCGTAAAATTGGTCTTAAACGTTACCAGCATCCCAACTTTTCATTTTTCGGTAAATCGTTGATGCACTAACGCCTAAGTGTGCTGCAGCAAGTGGAATGTTACCGCTACAGGCTTCTATGGCATGTTCAATCGTATTTTTCTCTACTAGCCACATAGGTATTATGCCTGCGGAACTACCTTGAATAGGCTGTATTTTTTCTGCCGCCATAATATGTTGTGTGGATCTTTTCGCGACTGTTGTTGATTTAGTTATTTCACCATCTGATTGACCGAACGTTGCTGGCAACATATCTGTTGTGATGCTTTCACCGGTATGAATAACCACCATATTCTCTATGACATTTTGTAATTCACGTATATTGCCCGGCCAGTCATATTGTAAAAACAACTTTTGTA
The Colwellia sp. Arc7-D genome window above contains:
- a CDS encoding LysR family transcriptional regulator; amino-acid sequence: MLLEDLQVILKVAEFKSITAAASNLDMRTATASAAVKRVEKSLGLDLFIRTTRHLRLSAAGERYIPQCQQALAMLDQAKQTMKSDDDIIDGELRIAMSSDLGRNVVTPWLDEFMQIHTKLSLRANVSDSKIDFYRDSVDIALRYGKPSDASMYGFKICNVPRVLCATQAYLDQHGTPSHPHDLVAHKGLFYQIHDIIKDVWEFSGEDSEFKVKMNGRHATNDGDLVRRWCLSGKGLAVKSCLDMSNDLLAGNVVSIMPNFTPTQTELWLVCPSRQSITPAVRLLRDAFREKSAAILKALIARGIIDKSVQS
- a CDS encoding zinc-binding alcohol dehydrogenase family protein, translating into MKAIGYKKSLPVSNPESLIDVELPQPIATGRDLLIKVKAIAVNPADYKVRLFMPPADGEVKVIGWDAVGEVVATGDAVTSFKPGDAVYYAGDITRSGSNAEFQLVDERIVGFKPQSLNNAEAAALPLTAITAYELLFEHLNIVKQAPDSKTKSDEVILVTGAAGGVGSIFIQLAKAITGATVIATASRESSQAWVKKLGADHVVDHTKPLPAQIEALNIGSVTHVASLHSTDTYFEAYTEVLTPFGKIAMIDDPESLDVSKLKMKSLSLHWEFMFARSMFNAKDLIEQSKLLNHVADLIDQGYVQTTIGKNLGTINAANLRIAHEELEAGTSIGKIVLEGF
- a CDS encoding nitroreductase family protein — protein: MTHPIISDLEKRYTTKRYTTKRIPQDDLDIVFQAMRLSPSSINSQPWKFIVIESDEAKERMHNIFANKFQFNQPHIKTASHVILFAYNPKYTREDYEKVIDADIKNGRTQAENREQSFGAFAFVDMNTDEQGNNATWTKAQTYIALGNTMHAAARLGIDSTPMEGVDAELIGDVFEKELDGYICDVALVLGYHDDSEDYNAKLPKSRLAKEQIIQVL
- a CDS encoding heavy metal sensor histidine kinase produces the protein MKINFRTRSITFRVVLFVAITAVFSLSVIGTLIYSSIDHHFIQQDIGELKVINHSIETTLSQQHNTKMPLANALSKAVAGHHGVYFQVNSQAGELIYSNSPRDFSQLNIPLPTTFGFNGENITRHSIGKSIYRVLVTNYSSQQANYKITVAIDMSFHMQFLSHFKQSLWIIMLCSGLMVLLAAWFAVYQGLNPLRGLSRKMQDIQSDNFEIRLDEDKVPTELINMVRSFNLMLDRLQNEFLRLSNFSSDIAHELRTPLTNIITQSQVGLSRPRKLEEYQELLFSNLEELDRLTKMVSDMLWLAKTQNGLIKPEQQILNSDTEIAALFEYFDALAEEKNITFIKRGENLTFYCDKLHFRQLISNLLSNAMRYTAKGLSVTVNMTTTSNGQACISVINPGEKIPAEHIPYLFDRFYRPDKSRTRHSDGAGLGLAIVKALVETNAGKIDVTSNDEATCFNIFLKLAK
- a CDS encoding heavy metal response regulator transcription factor; the protein is MRLLVVEDEVKTGDYLKQGLSESGFQVSLARNGLDGHHFAMTELFDVIILDVMLPDVSGWRILQSLREANNETPVLFLSARDSVDDRVKGLELGADDYLIKPFAFSEVLARVRTLIRRGGTQKIADILTVADLEIDIPKRKVQRAGKRILLSNKEFNLLELLLRREGEVLPRSLIASQVWDMNFDSDTNVIDVAIRRLRGKIDDEFGVKLIHTVRGMGYKLEAEFNEN
- a CDS encoding copper resistance system multicopper oxidase, whose amino-acid sequence is MRVKESLHPTHMPRRRFVQGLIAGGVLAACPSIIYAASSLTTGNRGNVTELSGKVIDLVIGESLVNFTGVVRTATTINGSIPAPTLRLKEGDDVTIRVTNNLKVPSSIHWHGIILPYQMDGVPGISFKGIMPGETFVYKFKLQQSGTYWYHSHSGFQEMTGMYGALIIEPREQDIISADNEYVIQLSDWTDENPMDVFRKLKVQGDTYNFNQPTVPEFFDDVASSSVANALQRREMWNKMRMNPTDLADLSASTMTFLMNGSTPMANWRGLFKNGEKLRLRFINGSSNSFFDVRIPELKLTVVQADGQNIEPVTVDEFRFGPGETYDVIVEPKNDAYTIFAQSMDRSGYAKGTLSVDPSLDAPVPALDPVEWLTMTDMMGNMASGGEHGSMPGMAGMSDMSGNAMDKGTMKQGGMAMDHSAMSMDHSMHNMGGNPLAVPSNKVRHAKTEYGASVDMRVDMPRTNLDDPGIGLRNNGRRVLTLADLRSLDGIADHQEPEAEIELHLTGNMERYSWSFDGLEFGKSTPVHMKHNQRLRVILQNDTMMTHPMHLHGMWSDLENDQGEVMVRRHTIPVQPAQRISFLTTPHDVGRWAWHCHLLFHMDAGMFREVVVS
- a CDS encoding copper resistance protein B, with protein sequence MRKTILVNALNTVFLVGLSLASQHTLAQSNMAEMSGNEMQAQGGDAPQNARDPHAYSAGTTLTQGPYALEGGERLTLADEHRFYALLGDRFEYNEQTDAAVFDLQAWYGTTFNRLVIKSEGDISDGKLEENQTDILWGHAISAYWDAQLGIRSDYAKDGKNRQWLAVGLQGLAPYWFELDMTAYLGEKGHSAFTLEAEYELLLTQKLIVQPRAEITLYGKDDEENELGSGLSSSAIGLRLRYEFTRQFAPYVGVEWKNSYGQTADYARLRGERSNQTEFVTGVKFWF
- a CDS encoding cytochrome c; amino-acid sequence: MKIIKLLLVLFVLAIGSAATVMYSGIVNVAADEPHSDLVYWLLEETRENSIRNAAKNIKVPDLSDPELLLTGGTDYEFMCSSCHLKPGQSESDMSLGLYPAPPNLAISSKTHVGHEHGDDDDAARRNFWIIKHGIKASGMPAWGKTHDDQRIWAMVAFINQLYTLTPEQYQILTAID
- a CDS encoding nuclear transport factor 2 family protein — encoded protein: MIKVKLPTMLVCVISVFFTSVSIAHEAKPNSLEQSPMFIGIKSVPGQVVTQFHQALKAQDKIAARKLLADDVLIFEGGGVERSADEYAHHHMLSDMKYLAATNSELLEHNVKVTGNSAVSMSRSKTTGTYKNKTLNYEGMETIVLEKQLGEWKIVHIHWSN
- a CDS encoding nuclear transport factor 2 family protein, producing the protein MKIKNILTAMIVILSFSVNAHGDKNHNDKSKQAIVDIISGIKFGWENGDGTPFRENYLDFKGARYIESGGQNPGLDSLVNHHVEPEKDAMEYLELNFSNIEVTFEGKDKDFAWAIADSAVKGKVRKSGKVFDKTGYQTFLFRKVEGDWKVVHTHSSTRDKRPKAAYKH